One part of the Paroedura picta isolate Pp20150507F chromosome 5, Ppicta_v3.0, whole genome shotgun sequence genome encodes these proteins:
- the LOC143837152 gene encoding cytochrome P450 2G1-like isoform X2 produces METLLVLLLLLIVCCALLILRRKGAGSKGLPLPPGPTPLPLLGNFLQVGRKNVIKSLMKMSEEYGPVFTVYLGPQRVVVLCSYQVVKEALVERAEEFSGRAQLPAFSKDFKEHGVVFANGDRWKQLRRFSLHTLRNFGMGKRSIEEQIQAEAQYLVEELHKTEERPFDPIFIISRAVSNIICSVVFGDRFEYDDEKFLILNRLITERFRVASSPMAQLYNMFPELMEKIPGIHHRGSKCSQEIINFILERIEIQKASLDPSMPQNYIDCFLVKMEQEKNNPKTEFCLENLVMSTFNLFFAGTETVSTTLRYGFLVLLKYPHIQEKIHEEIERVVGRDRPPAGEDRSKMPYTEAVLHEIQRFGDILPMSLPHRVTCDTHFRGYIIPKGTSVYPLLTTVHYDPEQHSNPHDFDPGRFLDARGRFQKVDAFMPFSAGKRVCLGEGLARMELFLFFTTILQAFTLTSAVSPKHISLAPTASELGKVPPIYQLSMLRR; encoded by the exons ATGGAGACGCTGCTCGTCTTGTTGCTGCTCCTCATCGTCTGCTGTGCCCTTCTCATCTTGAGGAGGAAGGGTGCTGGGAGcaaaggcctccccctcccccctgggcccACCCCGCTCCCCCTCCTGGGGAACTTCCTCCAAGTGGGCCGCAAGAATGTGATCAAGTCCCTAATGAAG ATGAGCGAGGAATATGGCCCGGTGTTCACCGTGTATCTGGGACCGCAGCGTGTCGTGGTCCTGTGCAGCTACCAAGTGGTGAAGGAGGCCCTGGTGGAGCGGGCAGAGGAGTTCAGTGGGCGTGCACAGCTGCCCGCCTTCTCCAAGGATTTCAAGGAGCATG GGGTTGTATTTGCCAATGGGGACCGGTGGAAACAACTCCGCCGCTTCTCTCTCCACACACTGAGGAATTTTGGGATGGGGAAACGATCTATCGAGGAGCAGATCCAGGCAGAAGCCCAAtacctagtggaggagctccataAAACTGAAG AGAGGCCCTTTGACCCAATCTTCATCATTAGCCGCGCCGTATCCAACATCATCTGCTCTGTAGTGTTTGGGGATCGCTTTGAATATGATGATGAGAAATTCCTCATATTGAACAGGCTGATAACAGAACGGTTCCGTGTGGCTAGCTCGCCCATGGCTCAG CTGTACAACATGTTCCCGGAGCTCATGGAGAAAATTCCAGGGATTCACCACAGGGGCAGCAAATGCTCCCAAGAAATTATCAACTTCATTCTGGAAAGAATCGAGATCCAGAAGGCCTCGCTGGATCCCAGCATGCCCCAAAATTACATCGACTGCTTTTTGGTGAAGATGGAGCAG gaaaaaaataatcCAAAGACGGAATTCTGCCTGGAGAATTTGGTGATGTCCACGTTCAATTTATTCTTTGCTGGGACGGAGACGGTCAGCACCACCCTGAGATACGGGTTCCTCGTCTTGCTGAAATACCCGCACATACAAG AAAAGATCCACGAGGAAATTGAGCGAGTGGTTGGACGAGATCGGCCACCAGCTGGCGAAGACAGGAGCAAAATGCCTTACACGGAGGCCGTCTTGCACGAAATCCAGAGGTTCGGCGATATCCTCCCCATGAGCCTTCCTCACAGAGTCACCTGTGACACCCACTTCAGGGGATACATCATCCCTAAG GGAACATCTGTCTACCCGCTGCTCACCACTGTGCACTATGACCCAGAGCAGCACTCCAACCCCCACGACTTTGACCCCGGGAGGTTCCTGGATGCCAGAGGCCGCTTTCAGAAGGTGGATGCATTCATGCCGTTctcagcag gGAAGCGCGTTTGCCTGGGCGAAGGGCTAGCCCGCATGGAGCTGTTCCTCTTCTTCACCACCATCCTGCAGGCCTTCACCCTCACATCAGCCGTGTCACCCAAGCACATCAGTCTTGCCCCTACAGCGAGTGAACTTGGCAAGGTACCTCCCATATATCAGCTTTCAATGCTCCGCCGTTGA
- the LOC143837152 gene encoding cytochrome P450 2G1-like isoform X1 produces the protein METLLVLLLLLIVCCALLILRRKGAGSKGLPLPPGPTPLPLLGNFLQVGRKNVIKSLMKMSEEYGPVFTVYLGPQRVVVLCSYQVVKEALVERAEEFSGRAQLPAFSKDFKEHGVVFANGDRWKQLRRFSLHTLRNFGMGKRSIEEQIQAEAQYLVEELHKTEERPFDPIFIISRAVSNIICSVVFGDRFEYDDEKFLILNRLITERFRVASSPMAQLYNMFPELMEKIPGIHHRGSKCSQEIINFILERIEIQKASLDPSMPQNYIDCFLVKMEQEKNNPKTEFCLENLVMSTFNLFFAGTETVSTTLRYGFLVLLKYPHIQEKIHEEIERVVGRDRPPAGEDRSKMPYTEAVLHEIQRFGDILPMSLPHRVTCDTHFRGYIIPKLLCLLQGTSVYPLLTTVHYDPEQHSNPHDFDPGRFLDARGRFQKVDAFMPFSAGKRVCLGEGLARMELFLFFTTILQAFTLTSAVSPKHISLAPTASELGKVPPIYQLSMLRR, from the exons ATGGAGACGCTGCTCGTCTTGTTGCTGCTCCTCATCGTCTGCTGTGCCCTTCTCATCTTGAGGAGGAAGGGTGCTGGGAGcaaaggcctccccctcccccctgggcccACCCCGCTCCCCCTCCTGGGGAACTTCCTCCAAGTGGGCCGCAAGAATGTGATCAAGTCCCTAATGAAG ATGAGCGAGGAATATGGCCCGGTGTTCACCGTGTATCTGGGACCGCAGCGTGTCGTGGTCCTGTGCAGCTACCAAGTGGTGAAGGAGGCCCTGGTGGAGCGGGCAGAGGAGTTCAGTGGGCGTGCACAGCTGCCCGCCTTCTCCAAGGATTTCAAGGAGCATG GGGTTGTATTTGCCAATGGGGACCGGTGGAAACAACTCCGCCGCTTCTCTCTCCACACACTGAGGAATTTTGGGATGGGGAAACGATCTATCGAGGAGCAGATCCAGGCAGAAGCCCAAtacctagtggaggagctccataAAACTGAAG AGAGGCCCTTTGACCCAATCTTCATCATTAGCCGCGCCGTATCCAACATCATCTGCTCTGTAGTGTTTGGGGATCGCTTTGAATATGATGATGAGAAATTCCTCATATTGAACAGGCTGATAACAGAACGGTTCCGTGTGGCTAGCTCGCCCATGGCTCAG CTGTACAACATGTTCCCGGAGCTCATGGAGAAAATTCCAGGGATTCACCACAGGGGCAGCAAATGCTCCCAAGAAATTATCAACTTCATTCTGGAAAGAATCGAGATCCAGAAGGCCTCGCTGGATCCCAGCATGCCCCAAAATTACATCGACTGCTTTTTGGTGAAGATGGAGCAG gaaaaaaataatcCAAAGACGGAATTCTGCCTGGAGAATTTGGTGATGTCCACGTTCAATTTATTCTTTGCTGGGACGGAGACGGTCAGCACCACCCTGAGATACGGGTTCCTCGTCTTGCTGAAATACCCGCACATACAAG AAAAGATCCACGAGGAAATTGAGCGAGTGGTTGGACGAGATCGGCCACCAGCTGGCGAAGACAGGAGCAAAATGCCTTACACGGAGGCCGTCTTGCACGAAATCCAGAGGTTCGGCGATATCCTCCCCATGAGCCTTCCTCACAGAGTCACCTGTGACACCCACTTCAGGGGATACATCATCCCTAAG CTGCTCTGCCTTCTCCAGGGAACATCTGTCTACCCGCTGCTCACCACTGTGCACTATGACCCAGAGCAGCACTCCAACCCCCACGACTTTGACCCCGGGAGGTTCCTGGATGCCAGAGGCCGCTTTCAGAAGGTGGATGCATTCATGCCGTTctcagcag gGAAGCGCGTTTGCCTGGGCGAAGGGCTAGCCCGCATGGAGCTGTTCCTCTTCTTCACCACCATCCTGCAGGCCTTCACCCTCACATCAGCCGTGTCACCCAAGCACATCAGTCTTGCCCCTACAGCGAGTGAACTTGGCAAGGTACCTCCCATATATCAGCTTTCAATGCTCCGCCGTTGA